The Tolypothrix sp. PCC 7712 region GGGATTAAGAATACCTTGTGCTTCCCCAAATCTAAATATAGTAGTAATGATAATTTTGCGTGTGTCCTGCTTCAGCAACCTTTCTAACTCTGCACGGGTTTCGGCTTTTATTAAGTTGGGAATATCTGAAGCGTGGAAGGTGGCGCTAATTTGGGCATCTAAATCAATGCGATCTACGACAATCAGCACTGTTGGGTTACGCAGTTGCGATCGCAAGCGCATTTTTTGAGCTGCAAACACCATTAACAGGGATTTACCTGAGCCTTGGAAATGCCAAATTAACCCTTTCTTGGGTCTACCTGCCAGCACACGGTTAACAATCAGGTTGACAGCTTCGTATTGTTGATAGCGGCAGATAATTTTGATGCGACGCTTTTTGTTGTCAGTAGCAAATAATGTGAAGTGATTCAGGATATCCAGGACAACTGCGGGACTAAGTAGAGAAGCAATCGTATGTTTGAGGGCAGCGAGGCTAGCGGGGGGTGTGTCATCATCCAGTCGCCAAGGACCCCACAAGTCGATAGGCATACGGATCGAACCGTAGCGTAATTCTTTGCCTTCTGTGGCTACACTGAAGACGTTACAGGCAAACAATTCTGGGACATTTTTCTCATAGTCGTCATGTACCTGTAAGGCTCCATCTACCCAGCTTACTGCTTTCCTCACCGGGGTTTTAGCTTCTATCAGGACAAGGGGAAAGCCATTAACTAGCAGCACTAAATCGGCGCGGCGTTCTTCTGCCCCGGCACGGTAGGAGTATTGGGTTGTGAGAATATATTGATTATTTTCTAGGTTGTCAAAGTCGATGAGGCGGACACTGGTGTGTTCGTGGTTGAGTCCAAAGGGCATCGTGCGATCGCCACGCATCCAAGTTGTAAATTCTTCGTTGGCGCGGATGAGTCCATCACTGCGGACTGACAGCACAATTGCCCGTAAGCGGTAGAGAACTTCTTCTGCTCGGTTAGTGTTGGCGGCGATTTCTGGGTTGAGGCGGATTAAAGCTTCACGGACAAAAGTTTCAACGAAAACTTCTTGAGATTGGCGGGGGATATTTCCTGCAGGAAAGTAGTGCCAACCGACACCGTTGATATTTCTATTTTTGCGTGATAAGCCAGGTTGAGGTAGTGCGGTTTGGATAATTTTACCGCAGAGGATATCACGGACAAAAGCTTCGACGGTGTTGGATTCGTTGAACATCACATTTTCAGAATTTCATTTAATGTATATTTTTTTATATATTTAGCTGATTCTATTCTTTGATTTAACTTGCTAATTGTCTGTACAGCATTTAATAAAATTTTGACTATTTCTTTTTGAATATTTATATCAATTAAAGGAAATTGCATTGCTGCAAATCGCTGCACACCTAAGTGAGCTATTGATGTAGTCTGCTTTGCTATTTGTACGAAACGACCAGTGTATTGGCTGTACTGGAAATAGTAATGAGCATATTCTGGTATTACTGTCTGTGCTGGTCGAAAACGAATTAGTGTATTTTGAAAGCAACAATTCTCAACATCATTTCTATAAATTGCACTTCGTCCAACTAACTCCCTACTTTGACCTTCATTTAATAAAATGTCACCTCTAGACAATTTGAATGTTTCAAATTCAACATCAGAGAAATCCATCTCGTAGACTTCTTTAATATCAATGTACCCATCAAATACATTAGCGACACGCAGGTATGGTCGTGAGAATAGACCTGTTTTGTATTTCGGTGAGAGTTGCCGTCCCATCAAAACACTTCCAGCTTGTTCTACTTTAATGCGATTGCAATCGGTAGTAATTCCTAATAGCGGCAATTCAATTGAACCTGATGACATTAAGTTATTAAAAATATTGATCAATAATGACTTACGCAATTTTTCGGCTAAATCTCTAGCTAATTTAAGCTCGTTGTTAGTTTTTTCAACTGTATTAATTAACTTAGTTATGCGCTTTTGCTCCTCTAGGGGCGGCAGAAAAAACTCAAAATTCGCAAGACTTGCCCAGTTTGTTCGCGGAGATAATGACCCTGCTGAAGTACCTACAGCATATTCAGAAAACCTCTCCGTCTGGCAAATAAATGGTAGAAGTTCAGAAAGTAGCACTTTTGGATTAGCACTCTCAAACACATAAATATCACCAGAGCAAACCCCCTCGAAATCGGCAACAGCAACTTTTCGTTGATAGGCTCGACGCTTACCAAATAAAACCTGTCGGGGCTTAAATTTGCTAGTAAAAGTTGTTCCCTCAGCTACAAGACCCCAACGCCGAATGCGTAAATCATCAGGGTCAATATGCTCAAGTCCCACGTATCGCTCAATACCTTCTGCTTCTGGGTTAGTAGCACGGTCTTTGCTGAGGCGTACAACATCCCCAAACTTTACCAATTTCCACCCTGCTTTTAAAGTGTCAGCTTGTATCATATTGTACTTATTCTACCCCTTGAAAACATAAACTCTCCTTCAAACCATTCATCCAAGAGATAGGAATTATACAATCATGTTGCAGCCGACCTACGACAATAGCCGGATGAATACCTATACGTTCAGCAAAATCAACAACATCAGCTTTAGATTTAAGTTGCGCTAATTCTCTGTCGTACTGAGGTGGTATCAAAATTTCACGCGACCATTGATTTGCTTCGCGTTCTGGTTCAGATGCCAAACTTTCCCCACCATCCCATTCATCCAGAAAAATATTTTCTTTATCATGTAGTAGGATATGTGCTGCTTCATGGAAGAAATTAAACCAGAAGCGGTCATTGGTCTTACCATAAAGTGAAAGTTGAATCAATGCCTTGTGGGGATTTAGCCACCGTGCTACACCACTGACGTGCGCTCTCTTAATTGCTGGTACTAAAACAAGTACAACCCCTGCTTCTCGGCACAACTGTTGCATCTGTGGTTCAAATTCATCTGGTGGTAACACTGTCAAAGAGCGAATTTCCCGCACTACTTTTTCAAACTTTGGTTTACTGTATTTGGGACAGTCTAGTTTTTCTGCTTCTATTTCACCCAAACGTAACCAAGCAGAAATAGCAGCAACATCACTTTGTTCGTCGCGAGTACGACGAAAGAAAATTTCCATACCTGCATAGTAACTTCGCCACTCGTCCGGCGAAGCCACACCGAAAAAATGTAATAACTTTTTTACCAAGCTAGGTTTATTCTTGGCAATTAAATTGCACTTGGGAATTACACCTTGGTTCATCAATTCTTTGACTGGTAACTGATCTAACCAAGATGTCCAACCCTTTAAGCGGTTTTCTTCTTCTATCCGTGCTAAAGCAGCGCGATATTGGGCTTCACGATTGAGCCAGAATGCTGCTGTACTCCCTAAAACCCGTTCCAACTTCATGGCAGTTTCTTCATTAATGGGTGCTTTGCCATTAATTAACTGACTGATATGTTTCGTGGTATAGCCTAAACGCTCTGCTAACTGCACTTGTGTCCAATCACGCTCTTCTAAGAAATCAGCGATAGTATCACCAGGGGGAGAAACCCAATCTGGTGTAAAGGGACGGGTTGTCTTAATCATGGTAATCTCCGATGAAAACAATACAAACAGCAGTGACTTTTGACCAATCAATGCTTCCATCCTCATTCAAGGGGATGGGTTCGTTATCTGGCTTAAATACAAGTCGTGTACCACCTTCTAGGTCTACTGCAAATTCACCTGCTCTATCTCCCGTTAAGGGATGGGGACGACCCATAACTAATTCCGTGACACAACTAACAGCAGCAAGATCCGCCAATCGGGTTCTCAATTTCTTGGCACAGTTTGCACCCAATTTTCTTTGCGCTAGG contains the following coding sequences:
- a CDS encoding type II toxin-antitoxin system RelE/ParE family toxin encodes the protein MEITFGDRKLQKLCEQQDLAQRKLGANCAKKLRTRLADLAAVSCVTELVMGRPHPLTGDRAGEFAVDLEGGTRLVFKPDNEPIPLNEDGSIDWSKVTAVCIVFIGDYHD
- a CDS encoding restriction endonuclease subunit S, with protein sequence MIQADTLKAGWKLVKFGDVVRLSKDRATNPEAEGIERYVGLEHIDPDDLRIRRWGLVAEGTTFTSKFKPRQVLFGKRRAYQRKVAVADFEGVCSGDIYVFESANPKVLLSELLPFICQTERFSEYAVGTSAGSLSPRTNWASLANFEFFLPPLEEQKRITKLINTVEKTNNELKLARDLAEKLRKSLLINIFNNLMSSGSIELPLLGITTDCNRIKVEQAGSVLMGRQLSPKYKTGLFSRPYLRVANVFDGYIDIKEVYEMDFSDVEFETFKLSRGDILLNEGQSRELVGRSAIYRNDVENCCFQNTLIRFRPAQTVIPEYAHYYFQYSQYTGRFVQIAKQTTSIAHLGVQRFAAMQFPLIDINIQKEIVKILLNAVQTISKLNQRIESAKYIKKYTLNEILKM
- a CDS encoding type I restriction endonuclease subunit R, whose translation is MFNESNTVEAFVRDILCGKIIQTALPQPGLSRKNRNINGVGWHYFPAGNIPRQSQEVFVETFVREALIRLNPEIAANTNRAEEVLYRLRAIVLSVRSDGLIRANEEFTTWMRGDRTMPFGLNHEHTSVRLIDFDNLENNQYILTTQYSYRAGAEERRADLVLLVNGFPLVLIEAKTPVRKAVSWVDGALQVHDDYEKNVPELFACNVFSVATEGKELRYGSIRMPIDLWGPWRLDDDTPPASLAALKHTIASLLSPAVVLDILNHFTLFATDNKKRRIKIICRYQQYEAVNLIVNRVLAGRPKKGLIWHFQGSGKSLLMVFAAQKMRLRSQLRNPTVLIVVDRIDLDAQISATFHASDIPNLIKAETRAELERLLKQDTRKIIITTIFRFGEAQGILNPRENIIVLVDEAHRTQEGGLGLKMRAALPNAFLFGFTGTPINQSDRNTFYAFGAEEDERGYMSRYGFKESIRDGATLPLHFEPRLVELHIDKDAIDQAYAELTGGLSDLDKETLAKAVSKMAVLVKVPDRITNICADIAEHYQQKVAPNGFKGMVVTGERKKVWERS
- a CDS encoding HigA family addiction module antitoxin, whose product is MIKTTRPFTPDWVSPPGDTIADFLEERDWTQVQLAERLGYTTKHISQLINGKAPINEETAMKLERVLGSTAAFWLNREAQYRAALARIEEENRLKGWTSWLDQLPVKELMNQGVIPKCNLIAKNKPSLVKKLLHFFGVASPDEWRSYYAGMEIFFRRTRDEQSDVAAISAWLRLGEIEAEKLDCPKYSKPKFEKVVREIRSLTVLPPDEFEPQMQQLCREAGVVLVLVPAIKRAHVSGVARWLNPHKALIQLSLYGKTNDRFWFNFFHEAAHILLHDKENIFLDEWDGGESLASEPEREANQWSREILIPPQYDRELAQLKSKADVVDFAERIGIHPAIVVGRLQHDCIIPISWMNGLKESLCFQGVE